A single window of Gossypium arboreum isolate Shixiya-1 chromosome 13, ASM2569848v2, whole genome shotgun sequence DNA harbors:
- the LOC108461833 gene encoding probable arabinosyltransferase ARAD1 has product MAEKRGSSITKIAFLCLFITTTMMFVLSSRGRPGLFDHKTMPAEKLLTVFNNGDSQTSNQSNAESSNGSNRAILANSEKQRVEEGGFQVTCNGNLKEPLKIFLYDLDPEFHFGLLDWKPQGNSVWPDIRTKIPSYPGGLNSQHSIEYWLTLDLLASEFSENPSSREAIRVKNSSEADLIFVPFFSSLSYNRYSKLSPHQKKRKNWELQEKLVKFVMGQKEWKISGGRNHVVLAHHPNSMLNARMQLWPAIFILSDFGRYPINVANLDKDVIAPYKHVIKSYVNDTSDFDSRKTLLYFQGAIYRKNGGFARQELYYLLKDEKDVHFSFGSVQRNGIRQASQGMHSSKFCLNIAGDTPSSNRLFDAIASHCVPVIISDEIELPYEDILDYTEFCIFIRTSDAVKKGFLINRIRSITKDKWTQMWEKLKQVEPLFEFQYPSKEGDAVQMIWQSLSHKVSSVKMKINKSKRYSRFVPRKRRGLRTRTK; this is encoded by the exons ATGGCTGAAAAAAGGGGATCTTCCATCACCAAGATTGCTTTCCTTTGCTTGTTTATAACAACAACGATGATGTTTGTGTTAAGTTCAAGAGGTCGTCCTGGTCTCTTTGATCATAAAACCATGCCAGCTGAGAAGCTTCTTACTGTCTTCAACAATGGCGATTCTCAAACATCTAATCAGAGCAATGCAGAATCTTCAAACGGATCAAACCGAGCAATTCTCGCAAACAGTGAGAAACAACGTGTGGAAGAAGGGGGGTTCCAAGTGACTTGCAATGGGAATTTGAAAGAACCATTGAAAATTTTCTTGTATGATTTAGACCCAGAGTTTCACTTCGGATTGTTGGACTGGAAACCACAAGGAAACAGTGTTTGGCCTGATATTAGAACAAAAATTCCATCATATCCAGGTGGATTGAATTCACAACACAGCATAGAATACTGGCTAACATTGGACCTCTTAGCTTCAGAATTTTCCGAGAATCCAAGCAGCCGAGAAGCCATCAGAGTGAAAAATTCCAGCGAGGCTGATCTCATATTCGTACCATTCTTTTCATCACTGAGTTACAACCGGTACTCAAAGTTGAGTCCCCATCAAAAGAAGAGGAAGAACTGGGAACTGCAAGAGAAATTGGTGAAGTTTGTGATGGGTCAAAAGGAATGGAAGATTTCAGGCGGGAGAAACCATGTGGTTTTGGCTCATCATCCCAATAGCATGCTTAACGCTAGGATGCAACTATGGCCTGCAATTTTCATACTTTCGGATTTCGGAAGGTATCCAATAAATGTAGCCAATCTTGACAAAGATGTGATTGCGCCTTACAAACATGTAATCAAAAGTTATGTTAATGATACCTCTGATTTTGATAGCCGCAAAACTTTGCTATACTTCCAAGGTGCTATTTACAGGAAAAAC GGTGGCTTTGCTAGACAAGAGTTATATTATCTTCTAAAAGATGAAAAAGATGTACATTTCTCATTTGGAAGTGTTCAACGTAATGGAATTCGTCAAGCAAGCCAAGGGATGCATTCATCCAAATTCTGCCTAAACATTGCTGGCGACACTCCATCATCGAACCGCCTATTTGATGCCATCGCTAGCCATTGTGTTCCAGTCATTATCAGCGATGAGATCGAGCTCCCTTACGAAGACATTCTCGACTACACCGAATTCTGCATATTCATCCGTACTTCGGATGCCGTAAAAAAGGGGTTCCTCATAAATCGAATTCGGAGCATCACGAAGGATAAATGGACTCAGATGTGGGAGAAATTGAAACAAGTTGAGCCTTTATTTGAATTTCAATATCCATCAAAGGAAGGGGATGCGGTTCAAATGATATGGCAGTCGTTGTCTCACAAGGTTTCTAGTGTTAAGATGAAAATAAACAAGTCTAAGAGGTACTCTCGTTTTGTTCCTCGCAAAAGGAGAGGACTAAGAACCCGCACCAAATAA